The Calditrichota bacterium genome has a window encoding:
- a CDS encoding carbohydrate-binding family 9-like protein, whose product MTKLFLILFPLVLFAAPLPKTYNCLTVPVSSTPAIVIDGRLDDEAWTAAAWSDDFVDIEGAKQPAPNLRTHVKMLRDDVYLYIGAELQEPHVWATITERDQVIFHDNDFEVFLDPDGDSHQYGELEINALNTQWDLFLPKPYKDDGHALNEWNIEGLQSAVHIDGTLNDPSDIDSGWTLEIALPWRGLEMCSHSFSPPELGDWRINFSRVEWDSEIKDGKYHKIEGRPEHNWVWSPQGVIDMHRPEMWGAVVFADSSTQTSVSITPGSWRLSEIAHEIYYSQRAFTKQYGWPATALAELGISLKPPLYAEILPLPKGWMVHVDMLEDSTHYLGALIRDDALFISKTFSGTP is encoded by the coding sequence ATGACAAAACTCTTCTTGATCTTGTTTCCGCTCGTGCTATTCGCCGCCCCATTACCCAAGACGTACAATTGTCTTACGGTCCCGGTATCGTCGACTCCGGCCATCGTTATCGACGGCAGGCTCGACGACGAAGCATGGACCGCCGCGGCATGGAGCGACGATTTCGTCGATATCGAAGGAGCCAAGCAGCCTGCTCCCAATCTGCGTACACATGTGAAAATGCTTCGCGACGACGTCTATCTCTATATCGGCGCCGAACTGCAAGAGCCGCATGTGTGGGCCACGATCACCGAACGCGATCAAGTTATCTTCCATGACAATGATTTCGAAGTCTTCCTCGATCCCGACGGAGACAGCCATCAATACGGTGAATTGGAAATCAATGCTCTCAACACGCAATGGGATCTCTTTCTTCCGAAACCTTACAAGGACGACGGCCACGCTCTGAACGAATGGAACATCGAGGGGCTGCAATCTGCCGTACATATTGACGGCACGCTGAATGATCCCTCGGATATCGACAGCGGTTGGACGTTGGAAATTGCGCTGCCGTGGCGCGGTCTCGAAATGTGCAGTCATTCGTTCAGCCCTCCGGAGTTAGGCGATTGGCGCATCAACTTCTCGCGTGTGGAGTGGGACTCCGAAATCAAAGACGGAAAGTACCATAAGATTGAAGGTCGTCCCGAGCACAATTGGGTCTGGTCGCCGCAAGGAGTAATCGACATGCACCGCCCCGAAATGTGGGGCGCGGTCGTGTTTGCGGATTCGTCGACGCAAACCTCCGTATCGATCACACCCGGCAGTTGGCGGCTCAGCGAAATAGCCCACGAGATCTACTATTCTCAACGCGCGTTCACGAAGCAATACGGTTGGCCAGCCACGGCTCTTGCGGAATTGGGAATCTCGCTGAAGCCTCCGTTGTACGCGGAAATTCTCCCGTTGCCAAAAGGCTGGATGGTTCACGTCGACATGCTGGAGGACAGCACACACTATCTCGGCGCACTGATTCGGGATGACGCTCTCTTCATCAGCAAAACTTTTTCCGGCACGCCCTGA